Proteins from one Thioflavicoccus mobilis 8321 genomic window:
- a CDS encoding DUF7424 family protein gives MKNAIGLLLLLTAVTLSGCKATVETEVTVLDLFYSKTRMIPADFYTEVADCADAATARGAEVSAVFADADYIGCARDGGASLAHFRIQIALDKDPDGKLASDDHINLVSTEDAFLVLTIPAALKERLATPAGLALRAAALPIDVQIRIKNDYGNAIPIQVFSVYVDGKPFLFGDTTLPEAGDVVLRLSEVAIDHAIESGSSVLLMREKKQDS, from the coding sequence ATGAAGAACGCCATCGGCCTATTGCTGTTGTTGACGGCCGTGACCCTGTCCGGATGCAAGGCGACCGTCGAGACGGAGGTCACCGTCCTCGATCTCTTCTACAGCAAGACCAGGATGATCCCGGCCGATTTCTACACCGAGGTCGCCGACTGCGCGGATGCGGCCACCGCCCGGGGTGCCGAGGTCTCGGCCGTCTTCGCCGATGCCGACTATATCGGCTGCGCCCGAGACGGCGGCGCTTCGCTAGCACACTTCCGCATCCAGATCGCCCTCGACAAGGACCCTGACGGCAAGCTCGCCTCGGACGACCACATCAACCTCGTCTCGACCGAAGATGCCTTCCTCGTCCTGACGATCCCAGCGGCACTCAAGGAACGCCTGGCCACGCCAGCCGGGCTGGCCCTGAGGGCCGCGGCCCTGCCAATCGACGTGCAAATCCGGATCAAGAACGACTACGGCAACGCGATCCCGATCCAGGTCTTCTCTGTCTATGTCGACGGCAAGCCCTTCCTCTTCGGCGACACGACGCTACCCGAGGCCGGCGACGTCGTGCTGCGCCTCTCCGAGGTCGCCATCGACCACGCGATCGAGAGCGGCTCCTCGGTCCTGCTGATGCGCGAGAAGAAGCAGGACTCGTGA
- a CDS encoding TVP38/TMEM64 family protein, whose protein sequence is MPRADAAQSLGPNATQARPRRRHLLVALIGVAAVMLILLLLRLPLADWLTDWRTRADDLGLWAPIAIIAVFYVLTVAALPTPLVVAASGATLGLWAGFLGIWIGYMLAVATVWVISRWWAEPVRARFIRLHADAERILAAIAHRGGWLVFLTQLHPMSPNGVFNWLYPSLGIKARHALPAIGLGRAPTIGLYTALGAWSVEGTTADNHGWWWLASALVAIAILVVIGRLVSRALREALRAPP, encoded by the coding sequence ATGCCACGCGCCGACGCCGCCCAGTCATTGGGTCCGAACGCTACCCAGGCACGACCGCGGCGGCGCCACCTGCTCGTCGCCCTGATCGGCGTCGCCGCCGTCATGCTGATCCTGCTCCTCCTCCGGCTGCCGCTCGCCGATTGGCTGACCGACTGGCGCACCCGGGCCGACGACCTGGGCCTCTGGGCACCGATCGCGATCATCGCCGTCTTCTATGTCCTGACCGTCGCAGCCCTGCCGACACCGCTCGTGGTCGCCGCCTCGGGCGCCACCCTTGGCCTCTGGGCCGGCTTCCTCGGCATCTGGATCGGCTACATGCTCGCCGTAGCCACCGTCTGGGTGATCAGCCGTTGGTGGGCCGAACCGGTGCGCGCCCGTTTCATCCGCTTGCACGCCGACGCCGAGCGGATCCTGGCGGCGATCGCGCACCGTGGCGGCTGGCTGGTCTTTCTCACCCAACTGCACCCGATGTCGCCGAACGGGGTCTTCAACTGGCTCTATCCCTCGCTCGGGATCAAGGCGCGCCATGCCCTACCGGCCATCGGCCTGGGCCGGGCTCCGACCATCGGGCTCTACACGGCGCTCGGGGCCTGGTCGGTCGAGGGGACCACGGCCGACAACCACGGTTGGTGGTGGCTCGCCTCCGCCCTGGTGGCCATCGCCATCCTCGTGGTGATCGGGCGACTCGTCTCGCGGGCGCTGCGAGAGGCGCTCCGAGCACCGCCCTGA
- a CDS encoding DUF2334 domain-containing protein, whose protein sequence is MPDGTPGRALVSVHDLMPETLPAVLEVLTFLERHACPPVTLLVVPGGAWSRPQLDTLRALARQGHALAGHGWRHRIARLGGPGHWLHSRLISRNVAEHLALDEDGIAQLIGRCFDWFADAGLDTPTLYVPPAWAMGRIARARLVALPFRYYEVLSGVYDADEGRFRRLPLLGYEADTGLRASVLRLSNAANRALAGDRPIRIAIHPLDLGLHLSDDLALDLRRYAPTGWPESRAAAA, encoded by the coding sequence ATGCCTGACGGGACGCCAGGTCGCGCGCTCGTCTCGGTGCATGACCTGATGCCCGAGACCCTGCCGGCGGTGCTCGAGGTCTTGACCTTCCTGGAACGCCATGCCTGCCCCCCGGTGACCCTGCTGGTCGTGCCGGGCGGCGCTTGGTCCCGGCCCCAGCTCGACACCCTGAGGGCCTTGGCACGCCAAGGCCACGCGCTCGCCGGCCACGGCTGGCGGCATCGCATCGCCCGCCTCGGTGGGCCGGGCCACTGGCTCCACAGTCGGCTGATCTCGCGGAACGTCGCCGAGCACCTGGCCCTCGACGAGGACGGGATCGCCCAACTGATCGGGCGCTGCTTCGACTGGTTCGCCGATGCCGGGCTCGACACCCCGACCCTCTACGTCCCGCCGGCCTGGGCCATGGGGCGTATCGCTCGGGCACGCCTCGTCGCGCTGCCGTTTCGCTACTACGAGGTGCTGAGCGGCGTCTACGACGCGGACGAGGGTCGCTTCCGGCGGCTTCCACTCCTGGGCTACGAGGCTGACACCGGCCTGCGCGCCTCCGTCCTGAGGCTGTCGAATGCCGCGAACCGGGCATTGGCGGGCGACCGCCCGATCCGCATCGCGATCCACCCCCTCGACCTCGGCCTGCACCTCTCTGACGACCTCGCCCTGGACCTACGCCGCTACGCCCCGACCGGTTGGCCCGAATCCAGGGCCGCGGCCGCCTGA
- a CDS encoding glycosyltransferase produces the protein MLNLSAMDQPANASQTPTATDLSAAGLRVAIVSDAAPERNGVGAYYRDLAEHLRAAGARVELVAPRFRGGNWYGGLPLPLPGDPTQKILVPPISLVTRRLARLAPHAIVVPTPGPYGLLGMHLAGRKRTALIVGFHTHFERLTDLFPGWRVRARIAQACLTFSNRLLFANSQLVLANTEEMVEVARSIGAVNLAVMGTSIPRRFLADTAPPLNPTIRKVLFAGRLAPEKNLDAIVEAAHRLPEMEFQVAGDGPLRDWILEQANRLPNLRYVGWVKRRQMMSLIDGVDCLVLPSKVESFGTIALEAMARRRLVVVSANCGITSWEPLNRGLFRMRDGETLADVLARIASLDRAIRERKAQIARAAACEMNERNLAHWLEVLARGQALTTHA, from the coding sequence GACCAGCCGGCCAACGCCAGCCAGACACCCACCGCGACGGATCTCAGCGCCGCCGGCCTGCGTGTCGCCATCGTGTCCGATGCGGCACCGGAGCGTAACGGCGTCGGTGCCTACTACCGCGACCTGGCCGAACACCTGCGGGCCGCCGGGGCCCGGGTGGAACTGGTCGCGCCGCGTTTCCGCGGTGGCAATTGGTACGGTGGCCTGCCCCTGCCGCTGCCTGGGGATCCCACTCAGAAGATCCTGGTGCCACCGATCTCGCTGGTCACCCGGCGACTGGCCCGGCTCGCGCCACACGCGATCGTCGTGCCGACCCCCGGACCCTACGGCCTGCTCGGCATGCACCTCGCCGGGCGCAAGCGTACGGCCCTGATCGTCGGCTTCCACACCCACTTCGAGCGGCTTACCGACCTCTTCCCCGGCTGGCGCGTGCGGGCACGAATCGCCCAGGCCTGCCTGACCTTCTCCAACCGCCTGCTCTTCGCCAATAGCCAACTCGTCTTGGCCAACACCGAGGAAATGGTCGAGGTCGCACGGTCGATCGGCGCCGTCAATCTCGCTGTCATGGGGACCTCGATCCCGCGGCGCTTCCTCGCCGACACGGCCCCGCCACTGAACCCCACTATCCGCAAGGTCCTCTTCGCCGGACGCCTTGCCCCCGAGAAGAATCTCGATGCCATCGTCGAGGCAGCCCATCGCCTGCCGGAGATGGAGTTTCAGGTCGCCGGCGACGGCCCGCTGCGTGACTGGATCCTCGAGCAGGCGAATAGGCTTCCCAACCTGCGCTATGTCGGGTGGGTCAAGCGCCGCCAGATGATGTCGCTGATCGACGGCGTCGACTGCCTGGTCCTGCCGTCGAAGGTCGAGTCCTTCGGCACGATCGCCCTGGAGGCAATGGCCCGCAGGCGCCTGGTCGTCGTCTCCGCGAATTGCGGGATCACGAGCTGGGAGCCACTGAACCGCGGCCTCTTCCGAATGCGCGACGGCGAGACCCTGGCCGATGTCCTGGCGCGCATCGCCAGCCTCGACCGCGCGATCCGCGAGCGCAAGGCCCAGATCGCCCGGGCTGCCGCCTGCGAGATGAACGAGCGCAACCTGGCCCACTGGCTCGAGGTGCTGGCGCGCGGTCAGGCCCTGACCACACATGCCTGA